One region of Esox lucius isolate fEsoLuc1 chromosome 17, fEsoLuc1.pri, whole genome shotgun sequence genomic DNA includes:
- the LOC105024772 gene encoding keratin, type II cytoskeletal 8 has product MSTRAVKSTSYSVRSSSSGFPQNFSSSSYSGGYGSGGRQSHSTRSSYGGVAAGGYRVAGGSEFGYGGMGAGKMICTGPPQIMAVQVNKSLLAPLNLEIDPNIQVVRTHEKEQIKTLNNRFASFIDKVRFLEQQNKMLETKWSLLQDQTTTRSNIDAMFEAYISNLRRQLDGLGNDQMRLEADLHNMKGIVEDFKTKYEDEIHKRNESENNFVILKKDADAAYMIKMELEPKLDGLNDEIQFLRSLFDLELRELQGQIKDTSVVVEMDNSRNLDMDSIVAEVRAQYEDIANRSRAEAESWYTQKYEQMQVSANKYGDDVKNTKAEIADINRKILRYQSEIDMIKGQRAHLENQIAEAEDRGELAVKDAKLRIKDLENALQRAKQDMTMQVRQYQELMNVKLALDIEIATYRKLLEGEESRMVTGIKSINISKQSSSLNYHSYPMESNRPSSYVSSSVGGYKGVHDNSRVSSGFDLPGGTSGIQVCTSSDADASVTLGAGNGTSRDTDVSVTLGAGNGTSRDTDASVTLGAGNGTSRDTDASVTLGAGNGTSREVDVSVTVNSSSVTVCKTQTTVVTSLEGEVISEVASQAVAEQAEEQAATTGE; this is encoded by the exons ATGTCAACCAGGGCTGTGAAGAGCACCAGCTACTCCGTGAGGTCGTCCTCTTCGGGCTTCCCTCAGAACTTCAGCAGCAGCTCCTACTCCGGCGGCTATGGGAGCGGAGGCCGGCAGAGCCACAGCACACGTAGCTCCTATGGGGGTGTAGCAGCAGGTGGCTACAGGGTAGCTGGGGGCTCCGAGTTTGGTTATGGAGGAATGGGGGCCGGGAAGATGATCTGTACCGGGCCTCCTCAAATCATGGCAGTACAGGTGAACAAGAGTCTGCTGGCCCCCCTGAACCTGGAGATCGACCCCAACATCCAGGTGGTCCGCACCCACGAGAAGGAGCAGATCAAGACCCTCAACAACCGCTTCGCCTCCTTCATCGACAAG GTGCGCTTCCTGGAGCAGCAGAACAAGATGCTGGAGACCAAGTGGAGCCTCCTGCAGGATCAGACCACCACCCGCTCCAACATCGACGCCATGTTCGAGGCCTACATCTCCAACCTGCGCAGACAGCTTGACGGCCTGGGCAACGACCAGATGAGGCTGGAGGCGGACCTGCACAACATGAAGGGGATCGTTGAGGACTTCAAGACCAA GTATGAGGATGAGATTCACAAGCGTAACGAGTCTGAAAACAATTTTGTTATTCTGAAGAAG GATGCAGATGCTGCTTACATGATCAAGATGGAGCTGGAGCCCAAGCTGGATGGTCTCAATGACGAGATCCAGTTCCTCAGGAGTCTCTTTGATCTG GAACTGCGTGAGCTGCAGGGCCAGATCAAGGACACCTCTGTCGTGGTGGAGATGGACAACAGCCGTAACCTGGACATGGACTCCATCGTGGCTGAAGTTCGTGCCCAGTATGAAGACATCGCCAACCGCAGCAGAGCTGAGGCCGAGTCCTGGTACACACAGAAA TATGAACAGATGCAGGTGTCAGCCAACAAGTATGGGGACGACGTGAAAAACACCAAGGCAGAGATTGCGGATATAAACCGCAAAATCCTGAGATATCAGTCTGAAATTGACATGATTAAGGGTCAG CGTGCCCACTTGGAGAACCAGATCGCCGAGGCAGAGGACCGCGGAGAACTGGCGGTCAAGGACGCCAAGTTACGCATCAAGGACCTGGAAAATGCCCTCCAGAGAGCCAAGCAGGACATGACCATGCAAGTTCGCCAGTACCAGGAGCTGATGAACGTCAAGCTGGCCCTGGACATTGAGATCGCCACCTACAGGAAGCTtctggaaggagaggagagcag GATGGTGACTGGAATAAAATCCATCAACATCTCCAAACAGTCTTCTT CCTTGAACTACCACTCTTACCCCATGGAGAGCAACCGCCCCTCCAGCTATGTCAGCAGCTCAGTGGGCGGGTACAAGGGCGTCCATGACAACAGCCGTGTCTCCAGCGGCTTTGATCTGCCTGGAGGCACCAGCGGTATCCAGGTCTGTACCAGCAGTGACGCGGATGCCAGCGTCACCCTGGGAGCTGGCAACGGGACAAGCAGAGACACGGATGTCAGCGTCACCCTGGGAGCTGGCAACGGGACAAGCAGAGACACGGATGCCAGCGTCACCCTGGGAGCTGGCAACGGGACAAGCAGAGACACGGATGCCAGCGTCACCCTGGGAGCTGGCAACGGGACAAGCAGAGAGGTGGATGTCAGTGTCACAGTCAACAGCAGTTCCGTCACTGTCTGCAAAACCCAGACCACCGTGGTCACGTCCCTGGAAGGCGAGGTGATCTCGGAAGTGGCTTCCCAAGCAGTCGCCGAGCAAGCCGAGGAACAAGCAGCCACAACCGGCGAATGA